In Choloepus didactylus isolate mChoDid1 chromosome 6, mChoDid1.pri, whole genome shotgun sequence, one DNA window encodes the following:
- the LOC119538359 gene encoding putative olfactory receptor 5AK3, giving the protein MTHRNGTEMTEFFLLGFAAQHRFQHVLFIVFLLIYVTSMVGNIGMILLIKADSRLQTPMYFFLQHLAFVDICYTSAITPKMLQNLISENKSISFLGCVMQLWVYGTFSTTDCYLLAAMAVDRYVAICKPLQYSTIMSPTVCTQFIAGSYTISSINASVHTSLLFSLSFCKSHIINHFFGDALPLLALSCSNIAINIMLLVVFVGFNLMLTMLAVISYIYILSAILKMPSTAGRKKAFSTCASHLTAVTTFYGTFSYMYLQPCSKNSQNNMKVASVFYGIVIPMLNPQSIT; this is encoded by the coding sequence ATGACACATAGAAATGGCACTGAAAtgactgaattctttcttctgggatTTGCTGCCCAACACAGGTTTCAGCATGTCCTATTCATTGTATTTCTACTCATCTATGTGACCTCCATGGTGGGTAATATTGGAATGATCCTTCTCATTAAAGCAGATTCCAGACTTcaaacacccatgtactttttcctacaGCATCTGGCATTTGTTGATATCTGTTATACTTCTGCTATCACTCCCAAGATGTTGCAAAACCTCATATCAGAAAATAAGTCAATTTCATTCCTGGGATGTGTAATGCAATTATGGGTTTATGGTACATTTAGTACAACTGACTGTTACCTCCTGGCTGCTATGGCAGTGGACCGTTATGTAGCCATCTGTAAACCACTTCAGTATTCCACAATCATGTCCCCTACAGTATGCACACAATTCATAGCTGGTTCATATACAATCAGCTCAATAAATGCCTCTGTACACACAAGTTTATTATTTTCACTGTCCTTTTGCAAGTCCCACATCATTAATCACTTTTTTGGTGATGCTCTCCCACTTCTAGCCCTTTCATGCTCTAACATTGCCATCAACATCATGCTACTTGTTGTCTTTGTGGGATTTAACTTGATGCTCACTATGTTGGCTGTCATCTCTTATATATACATCCTATCTGCCATCTTAAAGATGCCTTCTACTGCAGGGAGGAAAAAAGCCTTCTCCACATGTGCCTCCCACCTGACAGCAGTCACCACTTTCTATGGGACCTTCTCTTACATGTACTTACAGCCTTGTTCTAAGAATTCCCAGAACAACATGAAAGTTGCCTCTGTATTTTATGGAATTGTGATTCCCATGTTGAACCCCCAATCTATAACTTga